A genomic window from Streptomyces sp. HUAS YS2 includes:
- the msrB gene encoding peptide-methionine (R)-S-oxide reductase MsrB, giving the protein MSYEVEKPDEQWQAELTPSEYQVLRLGGTEPAFRGEYTDTKTEGVYSCRACGAELFTSKEKFESHCGWPSFFDPKDSDAVELLADTSHGMIRTEVRCAKCGSHLGHVFEGEGYPTPTDQRYCINSISLRLRPDEG; this is encoded by the coding sequence ATGTCGTACGAGGTCGAGAAGCCGGACGAGCAGTGGCAGGCCGAGCTGACCCCCTCGGAGTACCAGGTGCTCCGCCTGGGCGGCACCGAGCCCGCCTTCCGCGGTGAGTACACCGACACGAAGACCGAGGGCGTCTACTCCTGCCGGGCGTGCGGCGCCGAACTGTTCACCTCGAAGGAGAAGTTCGAGTCGCACTGCGGCTGGCCGTCCTTCTTCGACCCGAAGGACTCCGACGCCGTCGAGCTGCTCGCGGACACCTCCCACGGGATGATCCGCACCGAGGTCCGCTGCGCGAAGTGCGGCTCCCACCTCGGCCACGTCTTCGAGGGCGAGGGCTACCCGACCCCGACGGACCAGCGGTACTGCATCAACTCCATCTCGCTGCGGCTGCGGCCCGACGAGGGCTGA
- the murC gene encoding UDP-N-acetylmuramate--L-alanine ligase — MASAIPAAAVPAAMERPHFIGIGGAGMSGIAKILAQRGAKVAGSDAKESATAEALRALGATVHIGHAAAHLADDASCVVVSSAIRADNPELARAAELGIPVVHRSDALASLMDGLRAVAVAGTHGKTTTTSMLAVALTELGLDPSYAIGGDLAGPGTNARHGAGAVFVAEADESDRSFQKYDPEVAIVLNVELDHHANYASMDEIYESFEAFVGKIRPGGTLVVGEHAGARELARRVADREGLQVLTVGESADSDARILAITPNGMTSEVTVDLDGVEHTFTVSVPGRHYAHNAAAALAAGSRVGIDPAELAQALTAYTGVGRRLQLKGEAAGVQVIDSYAHHPTEMTADLEAMRGAAGAARLLVVFQPHLFSRTQELGKEMGDALALADASVVLDIYPAREDPIPGITSDLIITAARAAGAEVTAVHDKATVPDVVAGMAKPGDLVLTMGAGDVTDLGPKILARLSN; from the coding sequence ATGGCCTCCGCCATCCCTGCCGCCGCCGTCCCTGCCGCCATGGAGCGGCCGCACTTCATCGGCATCGGCGGTGCCGGAATGTCGGGCATCGCGAAGATCCTCGCCCAGCGTGGCGCCAAGGTCGCCGGCAGTGACGCGAAGGAGTCCGCGACCGCCGAGGCGTTGCGCGCCCTCGGCGCCACCGTGCACATCGGCCACGCCGCCGCGCACCTCGCCGACGACGCCTCCTGCGTCGTCGTCTCCAGCGCCATCCGCGCCGACAACCCCGAGCTGGCCCGCGCCGCCGAGCTGGGCATCCCGGTCGTGCACCGCTCCGACGCGCTCGCCTCCCTGATGGACGGGCTGCGCGCGGTCGCCGTCGCCGGTACGCACGGCAAGACGACGACCACCTCGATGCTGGCCGTCGCCCTGACCGAGCTGGGCCTCGACCCCTCGTACGCGATCGGCGGCGACCTCGCCGGCCCCGGCACCAACGCGCGGCACGGCGCCGGCGCCGTCTTCGTGGCCGAGGCCGACGAGAGCGACCGCAGCTTCCAGAAGTACGACCCCGAGGTCGCGATCGTCCTCAACGTCGAGCTGGACCACCACGCGAACTACGCGTCGATGGACGAGATCTACGAGTCCTTCGAGGCCTTCGTCGGCAAGATCCGCCCCGGCGGCACCCTGGTCGTCGGCGAGCACGCGGGCGCCCGCGAGCTGGCCCGCCGGGTCGCGGACCGCGAGGGCCTCCAGGTGCTCACGGTCGGCGAGTCCGCGGACTCCGACGCCCGCATCCTGGCGATCACCCCGAACGGCATGACCAGCGAGGTCACCGTCGACCTGGACGGCGTCGAGCACACCTTCACCGTCTCCGTCCCCGGCCGCCACTACGCGCACAACGCCGCCGCCGCCCTCGCGGCCGGCTCGCGCGTCGGCATCGACCCGGCCGAGCTGGCCCAGGCCCTCACCGCGTACACCGGCGTCGGCCGCCGCCTCCAGCTCAAGGGCGAGGCCGCGGGCGTGCAGGTCATCGACTCGTACGCGCACCACCCCACCGAGATGACCGCCGACCTGGAGGCCATGCGCGGCGCCGCCGGCGCGGCCCGCCTCCTCGTGGTCTTCCAGCCGCACCTCTTCTCCCGCACCCAGGAGCTGGGCAAGGAGATGGGCGACGCCCTGGCGCTGGCCGACGCCTCCGTGGTCCTGGACATCTACCCGGCGCGCGAGGACCCGATCCCGGGCATCACCAGCGACCTGATCATCACCGCCGCCCGCGCCGCGGGCGCCGAGGTGACCGCCGTCCATGACAAGGCCACGGTCCCCGACGTTGTCGCGGGAATGGCGAAGCCGGGCGACCTCGTTCTCACGATGGGCGCGGGCGACGTCACCGACCTGGGGCCGAAGATCCTCGCCCGCCTGTCGAACTGA
- a CDS encoding pyrimidine reductase family protein encodes MRRLFPVTDMTAAESDGEWSLDELADAYAYPEEARAADGVWLRANMVSSLDGAAQHDGRSQPISSDTDMRIFGTLRALADVVVVGAETVRLEGYRPARAREAFAARRAAAGQGPAPAIAVVSSSLDLDFTLPLFTSPLVPTLVLTGEAAAPDRVRAAEQAGAQVVAAGEGTRVDPERAKRELAARGLRRQLTEGGPRLLGQFVASGVLDELCWTVSPTMTAGSAQRIAGGPSVTVPARFSLASVLEEAGFLYTRYRRI; translated from the coding sequence ATGCGACGCCTGTTCCCTGTGACGGACATGACAGCAGCCGAGTCGGACGGGGAGTGGTCCCTCGACGAGCTGGCCGACGCCTACGCGTACCCCGAGGAGGCCCGGGCCGCCGACGGCGTGTGGCTGCGGGCCAACATGGTCTCCTCCCTGGACGGCGCGGCCCAGCACGACGGCCGCTCGCAGCCGATCTCCTCCGACACCGACATGCGGATCTTCGGCACCCTGCGGGCGCTGGCCGACGTGGTCGTGGTCGGGGCGGAAACGGTACGCCTGGAGGGGTACCGACCGGCCCGGGCCCGTGAGGCCTTCGCCGCCCGACGGGCCGCCGCCGGGCAGGGGCCCGCGCCCGCGATCGCCGTCGTCAGCTCCTCGCTCGACCTCGACTTCACGCTTCCGCTCTTCACCTCGCCGCTGGTACCGACCCTCGTGCTCACCGGCGAGGCCGCGGCGCCGGACCGGGTGCGGGCGGCCGAGCAGGCCGGCGCGCAGGTGGTGGCGGCCGGCGAGGGGACCCGGGTGGACCCGGAACGCGCGAAGCGGGAACTTGCCGCGCGCGGGCTGCGACGGCAGCTGACGGAGGGCGGCCCGCGGCTGCTCGGACAGTTCGTGGCGTCCGGCGTGCTGGACGAGCTGTGCTGGACGGTGTCTCCGACCATGACCGCCGGGAGTGCGCAGAGGATCGCCGGAGGCCCTTCCGTGACCGTCCCTGCACGGTTCTCGCTCGCCTCTGTACTGGAGGAGGCCGGGTTTCTCTACACCCGCTACCGTCGGATCTGA
- a CDS encoding indole-3-glycerol phosphate synthase — protein MFTSVLMIEKPLTSVDVEFVTTLHGDETVSFIVLMQPRGDQADVLLRAIDDVAMGELKEARREGGEPEGKEARPLAERALDASLRALRAAGCEAVGQVVEDHPLNKMKAVVDESDADEVIVLTAPHYVEEFFHRDWASRARHKVGVPVLKLFAHSDEEE, from the coding sequence GTGTTCACAAGCGTTTTGATGATCGAGAAGCCCCTGACGTCCGTCGACGTGGAGTTCGTCACCACGCTGCACGGAGACGAGACGGTCTCGTTCATCGTGCTGATGCAGCCCAGGGGTGACCAGGCCGATGTCCTGCTGCGCGCCATCGACGACGTCGCGATGGGCGAGCTGAAGGAAGCCCGGCGGGAGGGCGGCGAACCGGAGGGCAAGGAGGCCCGGCCCCTTGCCGAGCGGGCCCTGGACGCCTCGCTGAGGGCGCTGCGCGCCGCGGGCTGCGAGGCGGTCGGACAGGTGGTCGAGGACCACCCCCTGAACAAGATGAAGGCCGTGGTCGACGAGTCGGACGCGGACGAGGTCATCGTCCTGACCGCACCGCACTACGTGGAGGAGTTCTTCCACCGGGACTGGGCCTCCAGAGCCCGGCACAAGGTCGGCGTCCCGGTCCTGAAGCTCTTCGCCCACAGCGACGAGGAGGAGTAG